From Marinifilum sp. JC120:
GCAAAGACGGGTATAAAATTTACAAAAAAACCGGAAAGCCAACCATCGTATTTTCACTGGTGCCACGTATCAAGGGGGAAAATCTTTCCCCGCAGGAATGCGAAAACCTGATCCGTAACCTGAACAAGTCCCTGCAACAGGAGTTCAACGAGGCCGGATTTCAAACCCACCGTGACCGCATGATAACCGGATTCCTGCTTGATTCCTGCAAACGCTCCTACGCGACCTCGCAGCAGACAGTAACTGAAGACGAAATAATAAGCATAGCCCGCGACAACGCAGTAGATTACGTTGTCATCGGCGCATCGGAAGTGGATATTGAATATGATGAGGATTATGAGCAATACTCCGCACTGGTGGACATCAACGGAGATTTTCTCGGAGTGGAATTTGATCCGCCCACCTCATACGCCCTGAACCTGACCGGGGAATACATGCACCCCAAAAAGGATAGGCTGATCAAGCTGGCAGTTATCGATATTGCGCGTAAAATTGCCCGTCTGAGAACTATCGATACCGTACTAACCCATTGGCAGGAAAACAATAAGAAGAGATAAACGGATCAGCAGAACGTAACAACAACACAAAAGTCCCGTCATACGATTTATGACGGGACTTGATTTTTAATCAAAAAGCACATACAAACATACTCTGCAAGACTTTATTCTATGTCTTTATCTTATTTTTCATCTCTCAAACAATGAACACCATCACAACCTCGGAGGATCGAATGAAATCTTGGATTATCAAGATTGCCCTTTTGTTATGTATTGTAGTATTCATTCCCGCCACTGCATCTGCTGGCGATAAAATTAAATTCGGTGTTCCACCATGGCCCGGAGTCACAGTTAAAAGCAACGTTGTCGTACAGCTGCTCTCAGCAATGGGCTATGAAAGCGAAATGCTCGAAGTCGGCCCTCCTATTATATATAAGAGCATGACACAAAATGATATGGACGTATTTCTTGCAGGGTGGACTCCACAACAAAACCCCATGCTCGATCCTTTGGTAGAGAAAGGTCAGGCAGTCAAGGTGCGCACAAACTTGAGCGATGCCCTTATCGGCATGTGTGTTTCAAAACAGGCATGGGACGGAGGAGTACGCTCTGTTGACGACCTGAATAAACACGCCGCTAAATTCGACAAAACCATTTACGATATTGAACCCGGATCAGGCATGCATACAGCCGTGGAAGGTATGATCAAAAATAATATCGGCCAGCTTAAAGAATGGGAACATGTCGGCACAACCACTCCGGTTATGCTCGCCGAAGCTCAAAGCCGTATTAAAAGCAACAAGTGGGTTGTTTTCGGTTGCTGGAAACCTCATTGGATGACAGTTCAGATGGACATTCGTTTCCTTGAAGGAGTTCCCGGAACAGAAGACCTGATCAGTTCATGCGACGTGTACACTGTAACCCGCGCAGGATTTGCTAAAGAATATCCCCAGATTCAGAAAATGCTCGAAAACTTCACGGTTTCCGCCCAGACCCAAAGCGAATGGATTAACGATCACGGATATAAAAATCAGGAAGCTGCGGATGTTGCCTCCAATTGGATTGCAAACAACCTGACGGTAGTAAAAAAATGGCTGGCAAACGTCAAAACAGCCGATGGTAACGACGCTTTTGAAGCAGTTAAAGCCAAGTATAGTAAATAAATTTATCCACATAATTCAAAAAAAGGGAGTGCCGAAATCGGCACTCCCTTTTTTTGTATCGTTCATGGACAAAATATCATTCTTCCAACTGCGAAGGATCAAGTTCAGCCTTGGCGTAATCCATATACAAGCCGGAGTCGA
This genomic window contains:
- a CDS encoding glycine/betaine ABC transporter substrate-binding protein; translated protein: MKSWIIKIALLLCIVVFIPATASAGDKIKFGVPPWPGVTVKSNVVVQLLSAMGYESEMLEVGPPIIYKSMTQNDMDVFLAGWTPQQNPMLDPLVEKGQAVKVRTNLSDALIGMCVSKQAWDGGVRSVDDLNKHAAKFDKTIYDIEPGSGMHTAVEGMIKNNIGQLKEWEHVGTTTPVMLAEAQSRIKSNKWVVFGCWKPHWMTVQMDIRFLEGVPGTEDLISSCDVYTVTRAGFAKEYPQIQKMLENFTVSAQTQSEWINDHGYKNQEAADVASNWIANNLTVVKKWLANVKTADGNDAFEAVKAKYSK